Proteins from one Pyrobaculum neutrophilum V24Sta genomic window:
- a CDS encoding Lrp/AsnC family transcriptional regulator, with protein MDSRLVDVLMEVQYDFPLVERPFAVVGERVGLGEGEVVEVLRGAVRAGVLKRIGAILNYRARGMEAALVGMAVPEDVVEVVAAEVNRDPYVSHNFQRDFKPYNLWFVTKARSREELEGKVAAVAGKFGLDYVILYSLRSYKVDVRFDLRRGVSWTKGEVMPESPPSVESLGVPQAFFSRVKSLPLVPEPFREAAEALGTSVGEALAKIRELIKLGVLRDLHGTLDGEAVGFRENAMVVVREPVCEAAARLNITTHVVLRNTVPGKWRYPCYFMVHGVSRQVLEDYIRDAVRRLGVSEYRVLYSVRDFLGGREMGRRVERVAD; from the coding sequence ATGGATTCTCGGTTGGTGGATGTGTTGATGGAGGTTCAGTACGATTTTCCTCTGGTGGAGCGGCCTTTTGCTGTGGTGGGTGAGAGGGTTGGGCTTGGGGAGGGGGAGGTGGTTGAGGTTCTGCGGGGGGCTGTGAGGGCTGGGGTGCTTAAGAGGATTGGGGCGATTTTGAACTACAGGGCGAGGGGGATGGAGGCGGCTTTGGTGGGGATGGCTGTGCCGGAGGACGTCGTCGAGGTGGTGGCGGCGGAGGTGAATAGGGACCCGTACGTGAGCCACAACTTCCAGCGGGATTTCAAGCCTTACAACCTGTGGTTTGTGACTAAGGCGCGTAGTAGGGAGGAGCTGGAGGGGAAGGTGGCGGCTGTGGCTGGGAAGTTCGGCCTGGACTACGTGATCCTCTACTCGCTTAGGTCCTACAAGGTGGATGTGAGGTTCGACCTGAGGAGGGGGGTGTCGTGGACGAAGGGCGAGGTCATGCCGGAGTCTCCTCCCTCCGTGGAGTCGCTTGGGGTGCCGCAGGCCTTCTTCTCCAGGGTGAAGTCTCTGCCGCTGGTGCCCGAGCCGTTTAGGGAGGCGGCCGAGGCGCTGGGCACCTCCGTGGGGGAGGCGCTGGCGAAGATCAGGGAGCTGATCAAGCTGGGGGTGCTCCGGGACCTCCACGGCACCCTGGACGGGGAGGCGGTTGGGTTTAGGGAGAACGCCATGGTGGTGGTTAGGGAGCCGGTCTGCGAGGCGGCGGCTAGGCTCAACATCACCACCCACGTGGTCCTTAGGAACACGGTGCCGGGGAAGTGGCGGTACCCCTGCTACTTCATGGTCCACGGCGTGTCTAGGCAGGTCCTCGAGGACTACATCAGAGACGCCGTCCGCAGGCTGGGGGTGTCGGAGTACCGGGTTCTATACAGCGTGAGGGACTTCCTGGGGGGGCGGGAGATGGGGAGGAGGGTGGAGCGGGTGGCGGACTAG
- a CDS encoding substrate-binding domain-containing protein, giving the protein MRFVAELKAVVGGAELGAEVFKALLAIDMTASMKRAAQALGMPYTTLWNLVARAERAMGARLVEASRRGGTRLTEAGRRALRLYMAEAARRGIVLGLSPLIYAGSHDPAVEEALRGGEAYFVGSLQGLLMVAGGLAHFGGVHLGDNLQAVAAYAPHLCLVRGFRREVGVAARRPIADLTQLANMRLVNRPPGAGTRAHIDRLLRQLGVSPREAPGYGDVAQTHDEAAARVAAGEADYTVTTRAAAERHGLHFVRLWEEDFDFVCRPEACGEASRFAAGLRLGPGSRPRGDAGQVVCP; this is encoded by the coding sequence GTGCGCTTCGTGGCCGAGCTCAAGGCCGTGGTAGGGGGGGCGGAGCTGGGGGCCGAGGTCTTCAAGGCCCTCCTCGCCATAGACATGACCGCCTCCATGAAGAGGGCCGCCCAGGCGCTGGGGATGCCCTACACCACCCTCTGGAACCTGGTGGCGCGCGCCGAGAGGGCCATGGGGGCGAGGCTGGTGGAGGCCTCCAGGAGAGGCGGGACGAGGCTCACCGAGGCGGGGCGGAGGGCCCTGCGGCTGTACATGGCCGAGGCGGCCAGGAGGGGCATCGTGCTGGGCCTCTCCCCCCTAATATACGCCGGCAGCCACGACCCAGCGGTGGAGGAGGCCCTCCGCGGCGGCGAGGCCTACTTCGTCGGGTCGCTACAGGGCCTCCTCATGGTGGCCGGGGGGCTGGCCCACTTCGGCGGGGTCCACCTGGGCGACAACCTCCAGGCCGTCGCCGCCTACGCTCCCCACCTCTGCCTAGTCAGAGGCTTCAGGAGGGAGGTGGGGGTGGCCGCGAGGCGCCCCATCGCCGACCTCACGCAGCTGGCGAACATGAGGCTGGTGAACAGGCCCCCGGGCGCCGGCACCAGGGCGCACATAGACCGCCTACTCCGCCAGCTGGGCGTCTCCCCCCGGGAGGCCCCCGGCTACGGCGACGTGGCCCAGACCCACGACGAGGCCGCCGCCAGGGTGGCCGCCGGCGAGGCGGACTACACCGTGACGACGCGGGCCGCCGCCGAGAGGCACGGCCTGCACTTCGTGAGGCTCTGGGAGGAGGACTTCGACTTCGTCTGCAGGCCGGAGGCCTGCGGCGAGGCCTCCCGCTTCGCCGCCGGCCTGAGGCTGGGCCCCGGCAGCCGCCCCCGGGGAGACGCGGGGCAGGTGGTCTGCCCCTAG
- a CDS encoding substrate-binding domain-containing protein translates to MSKIGYLIIVVALAVAVALFIASQRPQTAAPQQTAPRQHAVLYMATTTSVKDTGLLDVLIPDFERWAAERGYDVEVRYSAVGTGQALLMAARGDVDVVLVHAPDLERRYLENGTLKCRDVIAYNFFIVVGPRGDPAGARGTSAAEAFRRIAEAKAPFVSRGDRSGTHIKELSLWREAIGREPDPKVDTWYISAGAGMGQTLLLANEKRAYALTDVGTWLRYRDRLDQLEVVVPAAPDLINIYSFEIVKPSPAAKLMAQYMLTRGQEVIGNLTVAGQPLFTPISRADPRAMEWIKPAVFGPSCVG, encoded by the coding sequence ATGTCCAAAATTGGATATCTGATAATTGTAGTGGCGTTGGCGGTTGCGGTTGCGCTCTTCATCGCAAGCCAGCGGCCGCAGACCGCCGCGCCGCAGCAGACGGCGCCTAGGCAACACGCCGTCCTCTACATGGCCACCACCACCAGCGTCAAGGACACGGGCCTCCTCGACGTCTTGATCCCGGACTTCGAGAGGTGGGCGGCGGAGAGGGGGTACGACGTGGAGGTTAGGTACTCAGCCGTCGGCACGGGGCAGGCCCTCCTCATGGCGGCTAGGGGGGACGTGGACGTGGTGCTTGTGCACGCCCCCGACCTCGAGAGGAGGTATCTGGAGAACGGCACCCTCAAGTGCCGAGACGTCATAGCCTACAACTTCTTCATCGTGGTTGGGCCCAGGGGGGACCCGGCCGGCGCCAGGGGGACCTCCGCGGCGGAGGCCTTCAGGAGGATAGCGGAGGCCAAGGCCCCCTTCGTGTCGAGGGGCGACAGGTCGGGCACCCACATCAAGGAGCTGTCCCTCTGGCGCGAGGCCATAGGGAGGGAGCCCGACCCCAAGGTGGACACGTGGTACATCTCGGCGGGGGCCGGCATGGGGCAGACCCTGCTGTTGGCCAACGAGAAGAGGGCCTACGCCCTAACCGACGTGGGGACGTGGCTGAGGTACAGAGATAGGCTGGATCAGCTGGAGGTGGTGGTTCCGGCGGCGCCCGACTTGATAAACATATACAGCTTCGAGATCGTCAAGCCCTCCCCCGCCGCCAAGCTCATGGCCCAGTACATGCTGACGAGGGGCCAGGAGGTCATCGGCAACCTGACCGTGGCGGGTCAGCCCCTCTTCACCCCCATCTCCAGGGCCGACCCTAGGGCCATGGAGTGGATAAAGCCGGCCGTCTTCGGCCCCAGCTGTGTCGGCTGA
- a CDS encoding ABC transporter permease — MSAELAGIVLNSVYVSAVPALVSAAVGTPAALWLHTRGGRLAEALKALFNGLVGIPTVLLGLLLYLLLARSGPLGGLGILYTLEAVVVGHTLLVLPLYLSYAMTALDGVDPRVRELAEMFGLGRAALLKIYVREAAGGLAAAAAAAYGRALGELGIALMLGGDIRYRTRVLTTAVAHETMLGNWDAAIQLGAVLLAMAVAVSAAVTALGFRYRG, encoded by the coding sequence GTGTCGGCTGAGCTGGCGGGCATAGTGCTCAACTCGGTCTACGTCTCCGCCGTCCCAGCCCTAGTCTCAGCCGCCGTGGGCACCCCAGCCGCCCTGTGGCTACACACGAGGGGCGGCCGCCTGGCGGAGGCCCTCAAGGCGCTCTTCAACGGCCTCGTGGGGATCCCCACGGTCCTCCTCGGCCTGCTCCTCTACCTCCTCCTGGCCAGGTCGGGGCCTCTGGGGGGCCTCGGCATCCTCTACACCCTGGAGGCGGTGGTGGTGGGCCACACCCTCCTGGTCCTCCCCCTGTACCTCTCCTACGCCATGACCGCCCTCGACGGCGTTGACCCCAGGGTGAGGGAGCTCGCCGAGATGTTCGGCCTCGGGAGAGCAGCCCTCCTGAAGATCTACGTCAGGGAGGCGGCGGGGGGCCTGGCGGCGGCCGCCGCGGCGGCCTACGGCAGAGCGCTAGGGGAGCTGGGGATAGCCCTCATGCTGGGCGGCGACATTAGATACAGGACGAGGGTCCTCACCACGGCGGTGGCCCACGAGACCATGCTCGGAAACTGGGACGCGGCCATACAGCTGGGCGCCGTCCTCCTAGCCATGGCGGTGGCGGTGAGCGCCGCCGTGACGGCGCTGGGCTTCAGATACAGGGGATGA
- a CDS encoding ABC transporter ATP-binding protein — MIRAVRLGKRYGGSWVFRGVDLELPDAGMAAVVGPNGSGKTTLLKTLAGLLKPDEGEVYIDGAPLAEALRRMRRAVLYAHQEPLVLAGTVEDNLICHDGDVLDALGLTPHLHRKARHLSGGYKKLLTIARVLTCRPKAALLDEPTAYLDADKRKTLMDYLRQYSNKALVLLTTHYPGDIPPDTPHYELRDGAIKTTKPTYPI, encoded by the coding sequence ATGATAAGGGCCGTCCGGCTGGGGAAGAGATACGGCGGCTCGTGGGTCTTTCGGGGAGTTGACCTGGAGCTCCCAGACGCCGGCATGGCCGCCGTCGTCGGTCCAAACGGCTCAGGCAAAACCACCCTCCTGAAGACCCTCGCCGGCCTCCTGAAGCCCGACGAGGGCGAGGTGTACATAGACGGGGCCCCCCTCGCCGAGGCACTACGGCGCATGAGAAGGGCGGTGCTCTACGCCCACCAGGAGCCCCTCGTCCTCGCGGGCACAGTAGAGGACAACCTCATCTGCCACGACGGCGACGTCCTGGACGCGCTGGGCCTAACCCCCCACCTCCACAGAAAAGCGAGACACCTCTCCGGCGGCTACAAGAAGCTCCTCACCATCGCCAGAGTCCTCACATGCCGCCCCAAAGCCGCCCTACTAGACGAGCCCACAGCCTACCTAGACGCAGACAAGAGAAAAACCCTCATGGACTACCTACGGCAGTACTCAAACAAAGCCCTCGTCCTCCTGACAACACACTACCCAGGAGACATCCCACCAGACACCCCCCACTACGAACTCAGAGACGGCGCCATAAAAACCACCAAACCTACATACCCTATATAG
- a CDS encoding HEPN domain-containing protein, translating into MHPKWLERHFRHLHQALAALEEGDATAACYNAYVSAEALAKGALGYHPYGQAESIKRLPALVREIFGGNPPPDAEKCAQCLEREAFSNDAQTCIKCAELLADLIHNHLKTTKPT; encoded by the coding sequence ATGCACCCCAAGTGGCTGGAGAGGCACTTCAGACACCTCCACCAGGCCCTAGCCGCCCTAGAGGAGGGAGACGCCACGGCCGCCTGCTACAACGCATACGTCTCAGCCGAGGCGCTGGCCAAAGGCGCCCTGGGGTACCACCCCTACGGCCAGGCGGAAAGCATAAAACGCCTCCCAGCCCTAGTCAGAGAAATCTTCGGCGGAAACCCCCCACCAGACGCAGAAAAATGCGCCCAATGCCTAGAACGCGAAGCCTTCTCCAACGACGCACAAACCTGCATAAAATGCGCCGAACTACTAGCCGACCTCATACACAACCACCTCAAAACCACAAAACCCACCTAA
- the hemC gene encoding hydroxymethylbilane synthase: MKIRVATRGSKLSLIQTEELLAQIKAVEPDIRFEIVVVKTTGDLIQDKPLFQIGVKGVFEKEVNLAVLRGEADMAVHSLKDLPSDLTPGLALAGYSRRAPPNDALVSPRGYTLETLPRGAVVGTSSVRRAEFLKAARPDLEIKPLRGNVDTRVAKILSGQYDAAVMAAAGLQRLYGGAPPIPAVPLAVEDLPPPPGQGIVAAVAREEDTWLTDLLRRASDRKAAAEAAAERAFLAEVGAGCHVAVGGIARQTPAGIEFTAGYAQGGRKHLVKVYGEDPTEVGRRAARLVAQAMKKT; this comes from the coding sequence ATGAAGATCCGCGTCGCCACCAGGGGCTCCAAGCTCAGCCTAATCCAGACCGAGGAGCTCCTCGCCCAGATAAAGGCCGTGGAGCCCGACATCCGCTTCGAAATCGTGGTGGTGAAGACCACCGGCGACTTGATACAGGACAAGCCCCTCTTCCAGATAGGGGTCAAGGGCGTCTTCGAGAAGGAGGTCAACCTCGCCGTCTTGAGAGGCGAGGCGGACATGGCCGTCCACAGCCTAAAGGACCTACCCTCCGACCTCACCCCAGGCCTCGCCCTGGCGGGCTACTCCAGAAGAGCCCCGCCCAACGACGCCCTGGTGAGCCCCCGCGGCTACACCCTCGAGACGCTCCCCAGAGGCGCAGTCGTGGGCACCTCCAGCGTGAGGAGAGCCGAGTTCCTAAAGGCGGCCAGGCCCGACCTGGAGATCAAGCCCCTCCGGGGAAACGTAGACACGAGAGTCGCCAAGATCCTCTCCGGCCAGTACGACGCCGCCGTCATGGCCGCCGCCGGCCTACAGAGGCTCTACGGCGGAGCCCCCCCAATCCCCGCGGTCCCCCTAGCCGTGGAGGACCTCCCCCCGCCCCCCGGCCAGGGCATAGTGGCGGCCGTAGCCAGAGAGGAGGACACCTGGCTAACCGACCTGCTGAGGAGAGCCAGCGACAGGAAAGCCGCGGCGGAGGCGGCGGCCGAGAGGGCCTTCCTCGCCGAGGTAGGCGCCGGCTGCCACGTAGCCGTCGGAGGCATAGCAAGGCAGACCCCAGCCGGAATAGAGTTCACAGCCGGATACGCCCAAGGCGGCCGGAAACACCTGGTAAAGGTCTACGGAGAGGACCCCACCGAGGTCGGCAGGAGAGCGGCCAGACTCGTCGCACAAGCCATGAAAAAGACATAA
- a CDS encoding radical SAM/SPASM domain-containing protein has protein sequence MIPISVMVAGVGTTSFKVKGRFGVDKPSDFSAPLRPIVSWNITRRCNLKCLHCYIDAGAEDPRELTTAEALALVDQMAEVGVPLILFTGGEPLVRRDFFEIAERARDAGIKLVLSTNGTLITPEVARRLREVGVVYVGVSLDSIDPAFHDQFRGVPGSFAAALAGIKNATAAGLDVGLRFTVTAKNIREAGAYVDFAASLGVKRITFYHLSAAGRAQKLPPDWWYTPQQYREFIETLISKARQYAGRLEIETTLAPYDGIYIAQTVGGGDERHLKFVESTGGCGRKIISIYPNGDVYPCQFIDFYKLGNVREKPLREILTPDKLEPFINTDRYLRGPRCSACRFKQYCKGGDRARAYYLTGDMYGDDPLCPIPHLLR, from the coding sequence GTGATCCCCATCAGCGTGATGGTGGCCGGCGTGGGGACCACCTCCTTCAAGGTCAAGGGCAGATTCGGCGTCGACAAGCCAAGCGACTTCTCGGCCCCCCTCAGGCCCATCGTCAGCTGGAACATAACCAGGAGGTGCAACCTGAAGTGCCTACACTGCTACATAGACGCCGGGGCCGAGGACCCCCGCGAGCTCACCACCGCCGAGGCCCTAGCCCTCGTCGACCAGATGGCCGAGGTGGGGGTACCCCTCATCCTCTTCACCGGGGGCGAGCCCCTCGTCCGGCGGGACTTCTTCGAAATCGCCGAGAGGGCCAGAGACGCGGGGATCAAGCTCGTCCTCTCCACAAACGGGACCTTGATCACCCCCGAGGTCGCCAGGAGGCTGAGGGAGGTGGGGGTGGTCTACGTGGGAGTCAGCCTAGACTCCATAGACCCCGCCTTCCACGACCAGTTCAGGGGGGTCCCGGGCAGCTTCGCCGCCGCGCTCGCCGGGATAAAAAACGCCACCGCCGCCGGCCTCGACGTGGGGCTCCGCTTCACCGTAACCGCCAAGAACATACGGGAGGCGGGGGCCTACGTGGACTTCGCCGCGTCGCTGGGCGTCAAGAGGATAACCTTCTACCACCTCTCCGCCGCCGGCAGAGCCCAGAAGCTCCCCCCCGACTGGTGGTACACCCCCCAGCAGTACAGGGAGTTCATAGAGACCCTCATCTCCAAGGCCAGGCAGTACGCCGGGAGGCTGGAGATAGAGACCACCCTAGCCCCCTACGACGGCATATACATCGCCCAGACGGTGGGCGGGGGGGACGAGAGACATCTAAAGTTCGTGGAGTCCACGGGCGGCTGCGGGAGGAAGATAATATCCATATACCCAAACGGCGACGTCTACCCCTGCCAGTTCATAGACTTCTACAAGCTGGGAAACGTCAGGGAGAAGCCCCTCCGGGAGATCCTCACCCCCGACAAGCTGGAGCCGTTTATAAACACCGACAGGTACCTGAGGGGGCCCAGGTGCTCCGCCTGCCGATTCAAGCAGTACTGCAAAGGCGGCGACAGAGCCAGGGCCTACTACCTAACCGGCGACATGTACGGCGACGACCCGCTCTGCCCCATCCCCCACCTCCTCAGATGA
- a CDS encoding DUF402 domain-containing protein, with amino-acid sequence MFRARIRGIYATALTKLALDWGFKVVQPTPQIAERFGLRPDPSPPDVTVKDHESKTGVVAIGDCPAVDHLLERLREYADPVVAKASAGLHDVFVGRVVGEGLVEGPGGLMEVPGRYVLQPGAASVFTVVKPPVGPLRGVAVPEIVVDGKLLELNTTGRVAYSRHIGEEERLRLRILAETRLKAYASIGLRFKSSAKYAGEEELAREAEELYRELLRLSQGGPPGALLRRGRCLAVVLFDKRAKFKLDEARAAVVPTVRGHHALRGQGLGRCLDLLDHVGADVYERAAAFLARGRVAIYHVKPWGEVVKMRGEVVKALEDVLVVKRTLKPGGVLDGIGARIEPGTYALTCVPRSGGYVVHSYYSASGVYLGTYVNANTEPEWGRRVVYIDLLVDKAYGPDGVERVLDEEELQRYAHMLPERLRRPEAPGGKICTPEGLTSAPPRSSSA; translated from the coding sequence GTGTTTAGGGCCAGGATCAGGGGGATATACGCCACGGCGCTGACGAAGCTGGCGCTGGACTGGGGCTTCAAGGTCGTGCAGCCCACCCCGCAGATAGCGGAGAGGTTCGGCCTGCGGCCCGACCCCTCCCCGCCGGACGTCACAGTGAAGGACCACGAGTCTAAAACCGGCGTGGTGGCCATCGGCGACTGCCCCGCCGTGGACCACCTCCTGGAGAGGCTTAGGGAGTACGCCGACCCCGTCGTGGCGAAGGCCTCGGCGGGTCTCCACGACGTGTTTGTGGGGCGGGTCGTGGGGGAGGGGCTGGTGGAGGGGCCCGGGGGCCTCATGGAGGTGCCCGGCAGGTACGTCCTGCAGCCGGGGGCCGCCTCGGTGTTCACGGTGGTTAAGCCCCCCGTCGGCCCCCTGAGGGGGGTGGCGGTGCCGGAGATCGTGGTGGATGGGAAGCTCCTGGAGCTCAACACCACGGGGAGGGTGGCCTACAGCAGACACATAGGCGAGGAGGAGAGGCTTAGGCTGAGGATACTGGCCGAGACGAGGCTGAAGGCCTACGCCTCCATAGGCCTACGCTTCAAGTCCTCGGCTAAATACGCGGGGGAGGAGGAGCTGGCCAGGGAGGCCGAGGAGCTCTACAGGGAGCTCCTGAGGCTGTCGCAGGGCGGGCCCCCAGGTGCTCTCCTGAGGAGGGGGAGGTGCCTCGCCGTGGTGCTCTTTGACAAACGCGCCAAGTTTAAGCTCGACGAGGCCCGGGCGGCCGTCGTGCCGACCGTGAGAGGCCACCACGCCTTGAGGGGGCAGGGCCTGGGGAGGTGCCTAGACCTCCTCGACCACGTGGGGGCCGACGTCTACGAGAGGGCGGCGGCCTTCCTCGCCAGGGGGAGGGTCGCCATATACCACGTCAAGCCCTGGGGCGAGGTGGTGAAGATGCGGGGGGAGGTGGTCAAGGCCCTGGAGGACGTCCTCGTGGTGAAGAGGACGCTGAAGCCCGGCGGCGTCCTCGACGGGATCGGCGCCAGGATCGAGCCGGGGACCTACGCCCTCACCTGCGTGCCCAGGTCCGGGGGGTACGTGGTGCACAGCTACTACAGCGCCTCCGGCGTCTACCTAGGCACCTACGTGAACGCCAACACCGAGCCCGAGTGGGGCCGCCGCGTTGTATACATCGACCTCCTGGTGGACAAGGCCTACGGCCCCGACGGCGTGGAGAGGGTGCTGGACGAGGAGGAGCTCCAGCGCTACGCCCACATGCTCCCGGAGAGGCTGCGGAGGCCGGAGGCCCCCGGCGGAAAAATATGCACCCCCGAGGGGCTCACCTCAGCTCCTCCTCGGTCCTCCTCCGCTTGA
- a CDS encoding ATP cone domain-containing protein, producing MVKVVKRDGRTEEFIPEKIVVSVLKAGAPVDVARKIARKVECAVMERENVTAQELTRMILAELKKANEQWYRNWIVFDQAVKRRRTEEELR from the coding sequence ATGGTGAAGGTGGTGAAGAGAGACGGGAGGACGGAGGAGTTCATCCCCGAGAAGATCGTCGTCAGCGTTTTGAAGGCCGGCGCGCCGGTGGACGTGGCTAGGAAGATAGCGAGGAAGGTGGAGTGCGCCGTGATGGAGAGGGAGAACGTGACGGCTCAAGAGCTGACGAGGATGATACTGGCCGAGCTCAAGAAGGCAAACGAGCAGTGGTACAGGAACTGGATAGTCTTCGACCAGGCAGTCAAGCGGAGGAGGACCGAGGAGGAGCTGAGGTGA
- a CDS encoding homoserine kinase — translation MRAPSTSANLGSGFDVVAVAHDAYFAEAYVKLTSGCGVDIKFRGFDPGGDNTVRRAFQHLFERLGRCWGVEAEVDNRIPIARGLGSSGASAVAALAAFIREAGLRVDPAAVVEAAGLGEAAAAGSPHFDNVAAAALGGAVVIASVKPLELVKFSPRLTFVVGVPDVPPMPEKTKVMRSVLPREVPFRTYVAQLARVSALVAGFARSDPRLVALGMSDEVVEPARAPHVPAYARVRRYALEAGALAVAISGAGPSMIALVEDRDSGAVRAAVERAYAEEGLRAEVKVASTAEGALKDL, via the coding sequence ATGAGGGCCCCCTCCACCAGCGCCAACCTGGGCTCGGGCTTCGACGTAGTTGCGGTGGCGCACGACGCCTACTTCGCCGAGGCGTATGTAAAACTGACGTCTGGATGCGGCGTTGATATAAAGTTCCGGGGGTTCGACCCCGGGGGGGACAACACGGTGAGGAGGGCCTTCCAGCACCTCTTCGAGAGGCTGGGCAGGTGCTGGGGGGTGGAGGCCGAGGTGGACAACCGTATCCCCATCGCCAGGGGGCTGGGGAGCAGCGGCGCGTCGGCGGTGGCGGCCCTGGCGGCCTTCATAAGGGAGGCGGGCCTCAGGGTCGACCCGGCGGCGGTGGTGGAGGCGGCGGGCCTGGGGGAGGCCGCGGCGGCGGGTAGCCCCCACTTCGACAACGTGGCGGCGGCGGCGCTGGGCGGGGCGGTGGTGATCGCGTCGGTTAAGCCTCTGGAGTTGGTGAAGTTCAGCCCCAGGCTGACCTTCGTGGTGGGGGTGCCGGACGTCCCGCCGATGCCGGAGAAGACCAAGGTCATGAGGAGCGTCCTCCCCAGGGAGGTGCCCTTCAGGACCTACGTGGCGCAGCTGGCTAGGGTCTCCGCGCTGGTGGCGGGCTTCGCCAGGTCCGACCCCAGGCTGGTGGCGCTGGGGATGAGCGACGAGGTGGTGGAGCCCGCTAGGGCCCCCCACGTGCCCGCCTACGCCAGAGTTAGGCGGTACGCCCTGGAGGCGGGGGCGCTGGCTGTGGCCATATCTGGGGCGGGCCCCTCCATGATCGCCCTCGTGGAGGATAGAGACAGCGGCGCCGTGAGAGCCGCCGTGGAGCGGGCCTACGCGGAGGAGGGCTTGAGGGCGGAGGTGAAGGTGGCGTCGACGGCGGAGGGGGCTCTGAAGGATTTATAA
- a CDS encoding cyclase family protein, whose translation MYVDLTMEVGPATPVYPGSPAPAVLQWSRYDVHGYYSNVLFMPEHVGTHVDAPAHFVPGGRTVDQIEAGRFFGRFVALDFSGLPPRGEVGLREFERALPRGVELGPGWFVLFRTGYHAGVERWLDHPDISPELAEHLAKLGVYGVGTDAPSPDHPPFEVHRILLAREVLIFENLANLGAVVGKTGQFVALPLKVAGGSGAPVRAVALV comes from the coding sequence ATGTACGTCGACTTGACCATGGAGGTTGGACCGGCGACGCCCGTCTACCCCGGCTCGCCGGCGCCGGCGGTTCTCCAGTGGAGCAGATACGACGTCCACGGCTACTACAGCAACGTGCTTTTTATGCCCGAGCACGTGGGGACCCACGTGGACGCGCCGGCGCACTTCGTCCCCGGCGGCAGGACTGTGGACCAGATAGAGGCCGGCCGCTTCTTCGGCAGATTCGTGGCGCTGGACTTCTCGGGCCTCCCGCCGAGGGGGGAGGTGGGGCTTAGGGAGTTCGAGCGGGCTCTGCCGAGGGGCGTGGAGCTGGGGCCGGGCTGGTTCGTCCTGTTTAGGACGGGCTACCACGCCGGCGTTGAGAGGTGGCTCGACCACCCAGACATCTCGCCGGAGCTCGCCGAGCACCTGGCCAAGCTTGGGGTCTACGGCGTTGGGACAGACGCCCCCAGCCCCGACCACCCGCCCTTCGAGGTGCACAGGATCCTCCTGGCGAGGGAGGTGCTGATCTTCGAGAACTTGGCCAACCTCGGCGCGGTGGTGGGGAAGACGGGCCAGTTCGTGGCTCTGCCTCTGAAGGTGGCCGGCGGCAGCGGCGCGCCGGTTAGAGCTGTGGCATTGGTATGA